One genomic window of Pagrus major chromosome 22, Pma_NU_1.0 includes the following:
- the knstrn gene encoding small kinetochore-associated protein codes for MSSKIPRGVQLPAETKKTVHKDTATVSATANAAQKSDGILKSQKENMPRKNVAPKVHKGISTRYGQQAELKEQNQHLIATNEELQKNLTDTQQRVAELELQFTDLEKENVGLQKNLKDCHVLLVGAKIDPVLGERVGEAARQNEDQRKEVMSVSTDLLHELRAFGDVASQQRAQLEKIQTTMTELTKAREHMMQERENFSLEAAEMEKALKEAEALLL; via the exons ATGTCTTCTAAAATACCAAGAG GTGTGCAGCTACctgcagaaacaaagaaaacagttcaTAAAGACACAGCAACTGTATCTGCAACGGCAAATGCTGCCCAAAAGTCAGACGGTATCCTTAAAtctcaaaaagaaaatatgccAAG AAAAAATGTTGCTCCTAAAGTGCACAAGGG GATCTCCACCAGGTACGGACAACAGGCAGAGCTCAAGGAGCAAAATCAGCATTTGATTGCCACCAATGAGGAGCTGCAGAAAaacctcacagacacacag CAAAGAGTAGCTgagttggagctgcagttcaCTGACCTTGAAAAGGAGAACGTAGGGTTACAGAAAAACCTGAAGGACTGTCATGTTCTCCTAGTCGGAGCCAAAATAGACCCAG TTTTAGGAGAAAGAGTTGGAGAAGCTGCACGACAAAATGAAGATCAAAGAAAAGAAGTCAtg AGTGTCTCCACAGACCTGCTGCATGAATTAAGAGCGTTTGGAGACGTTGCATCGCAGCAACGTGCTCAACTAGAG AAAATCCAAACAACGATGACAGAACTCACGAAAGCACGGGAACATATGATGCAGGAGAGGGAGAACTTTTCCTTGGAGGCTGCTGAAATGGAAAAAGCTCTCAAGGAAGCAGAAGCTCTCTTGTTGTAA
- the LOC141017707 gene encoding adhesion G-protein coupled receptor G2-like, whose amino-acid sequence MSKTPLNETISSSDLNKLTIITQVGCGLSMFFLGIVLFMHFLLRKSKASNSTRILIHLVTAMFLLNLSFLVNNYVADMKHAMGCKIMAAVMHYFMLATFTWFAAQAFHLCLQLYMEGKIVIRRYILKLCITSWVLPSVVVIVLLIVRKYGEQVISTSDTQQNVAMCWITDSDTHLAVNIGYYVLVFLFTFTTFIIVLSWLLCRRRTASGNAQDSRSGKSIITIMGLCCMLGITWGFAFFAYGVLRIPSYYIFTVLNSFQGFFLFIYYYNTSHSGEVAGGKNSNTTSSSSSTTTLKSNLDIFDNPYMNMPKKK is encoded by the exons ATGAGCAAG ACTCCTCTTAATGAAACCATTTCTAGTTCTGACCTAAACAAGCTCACGATCATCACCCAAGTTGGCTGTGGGTTGTCCATGTTCTTCCTCGGCATAGTCCTCTTCATGCACTTCCTCTTGAG GAAGAGCAAAGCCAGTAATTCCACAAGGATTCTCATCCACCTCGTTACAGCCATGTTCCTGCTTAACCTCAGTTTCCTGGTCAACAACTACGTGGCAGACATGAAGCACGCTATGGGTTGTAAGATCATGGCGGCTGTCATGCACTACTTCATGTTGGCCACGTTCACTTGGTTTGCTGCGCAGGCCTTCCACCTCTGCCTTCAGCTGTACATGGAGGGCAAAATTGTGATCCGTCGCTACATACTCAAACTCTGCATTACCAGCTGGG TGCTACCGAGTGTCGTCGTGATTGTCCTGCTCATCGTTCGAAAATACGGTGAACAAGTCATCTCCACTTCTGACACTCAGCAAAACGTGGCCAT GTGCTGGATAACCGACAGTGACACGCACTTAGCTGTCAACATAGGCTACTATGTGCTggtcttcctcttcaccttcaCCACCTTCATCATCGTACTGTCCTGGCTCCTCTGTCGAAGGAGAACTGCCTCAGGCAACGCACAAGATAGCAGAAGTGGCAAAAGCATCATTACTATCATGGGACTGTGTTGCATGCTGGGTATCACATGGGGTTTTGCCTTCTTCGCCTACGGTGTCCTCCGGATCCCCTCCTACTACATTTTCACGGTCCTCAATTCTTTCCAAG GTTTCTTCCTGTTCATCTACTACTACAACACCAGCCACTCAGGGGAAGTAGCGGGTGGGAAAAACTCaaacaccaccagcagcagcagcagcaccaccactcTGAAATCCAACCTGGACATCTTCGACAACCCCTACATGAACAtgccaaagaaaaaataa
- the mtif3 gene encoding translation initiation factor IF-3, mitochondrial → MSAGCLRWMLSRTVRAACGGGSGYWTPASRFTICSERSNLIASSWRWSPFSTTVEDIVQTPAPKKIKNSHAHKTVNAVGRKIPQQHIQVISEAGENLGTMHRADVIRIMDDKGLKLVLLSQNKDPPVYRLMSGKQIHEEQLRLREKQKAKAAPVQVKELTFSSGIAAHDLTTKLKQVESWLEKKHHVRITLRSGRGAPAVDLDTSLDQMVLQMGMMVGFVSKPKVIRDGQAAMCILRPPSAKELSQKNKAAAELSDESSSKTSQNKTENKADTTEESIQQ, encoded by the exons ATGTCTGCAGGTTGTCTGAGATGGATGCTAAGCCGAACAGTGAGAGCTGCGTGTGGTGGCGGCTCTGGCTACTGGACCCCAGCATCAAGATTTACCATATGCAGTGAAAGATCTAACCTCATTGCTTCCTCCTGGAGATGGTCTCCGTTCTCCACCACTGTGGAAGACATAGTACAGACTCCTGCACCgaagaaaataaagaattcTCATGCTCACAAAACAGTCAACGCCGTCGGCCGCAAGATCCCGCAGCAGCATATACAGGTGATAAGTGAAGCGGGAGAGAACTTGGGCACAATGCACCGTGCAGATGTGATCAGAATCATGGATGACAAGGGGCTCAAGTTGGTGCTgctcagtcaaaacaaagaTCCTCCCGTCTACCGGCTGATGAGCGGCAAACAGATCCATGAAGAGCAGCTGAGATTAAGGGAGAAGCAGAAAGCAAAAGCAG CCCCTGTGCAAGTGAAAGAGCTCACCTTTTCATCTGGCATCGCAGCTCATGACCTCACTACCAAGCTGAAACAAGTGGAGAGCTGGCTGGAGAAGAAGCACCATGTTAGAATTACTCTGCGATCAGGACGAGGGGCACCTGCAGTCGACCTG GACACATCTCTGGACCAGATGGTGCTACAGATGGGGATGATGGTAGGATTTGTTTCCAAACCGAAAGTCATACGTGACGGTCAGGCAGCCATGTGCATCCTGCGACCGCCTTCAGCAAAAGAACTGTCACAAAAGAACAAGGCTGCAGCTGAGCTGTCAGACGAGTCCAGTTCGAAAACCtctcaaaacaaaactgaaaacaaggCGGACACAACAGAAGAGTCAATACAGCAGTGA